One window of the Primulina eburnea isolate SZY01 chromosome 18, ASM2296580v1, whole genome shotgun sequence genome contains the following:
- the LOC140819645 gene encoding O-fucosyltransferase 30, translating to MDLSLYSNTNKWKKRSMNHRNYRTPLLFTSAIFLFCMVFFIFSKVLFSTPTPVFQNSESIFHARCTSFTASGEKFLFYAPHSGFSNQLSEFKNAVLMAAILNRTLIIPPILDHHAVALGSCPKFRVLSPNEMRFQVWNHSIQLIREHRYISMADVIDLSSVTSISTVTFIDFRVFVSIWCEVNFNLICSEDLSSHSSLNDKLHQCGSFLSGYYSDMNKCLYASPEDCRTTVWTYQSNHKDGILDSFQADDELRKKKKISFVRKRKDVYKAFGPGSAAGQATVLAFGSLFTAPYKGSESHIDIHKTTKDQRIQWLIQKIEYLPFVPEILNAGKNFAHATIKAPFFCVQLRLLDGQFKYHQKATFLGVKQVLGSLIQKSLLPIHLFVMTDLPVHNWTGSYLGELAKDFDDFKLFFLREEDELVAQTAKEVLHSRHSMKFQFAGSNFDVKEELCNVVSLPDVLLFLEETVCSCATLGFFGTSGSTIGESIESMRKNNICSL from the coding sequence ATGGATTTATCTCTTTACTCCAACACCAACAAATGGAAAAAGAGATCCATGAATCATCGCAATTATAGAACTCCTCTCCTCTTCACATCCGCCATATTCCTCTTTTGCAtggtttttttcattttctccaAAGTCTTATTTTCAACTCCTACACCTGTCTTCCAAAATTCTGAATCCATCTTCCATGCCCGATGCACGAGCTTCACTGCCTCCGGAGAAAAGTTCCTCTTTTATGCTCCTCACAGTGGGTTTAGCAATCAGCTCTCTGAGTTCAAGAATGCTGTTTTAATGGCTGCAATTTTGAATAGGACATTGATCATTCCTCCTATTCTTGATCATCATGCTGTTGCCCTTGGTAGTTGCCCTAAATTTAGGGTCTTGAGCCCCAATGAGATGAGGTTCCAAGTGTGGAATCATAGTATTCAGCTCATTCGTGAACACAGATATATATCCATGGCTGATGTAATTGATCTTTCATCTGTAACATCCATTTCAACTGTGACATTTATAGATTTCAGAGTCTTTGTATCTATCTGGTGTGAGGTGAATTTCAACTTGATTTGCAGTGAGGACTTGAGTTCACATTCATCTTTAAATGACAAGTTGCATCAATGTGGATCGTTTTTATCTGGATATTATAGCGACATGAATAAATGTTTATATGCTTCCCCAGAAGATTGTCGAACAACAGTATGGACTTACCAGAGCAACCACAAAGATGGGATTTTGGATTCGTTTCAGGCTGATGATGAACTtaggaagaaaaagaaaatttcatTCGTGAGGAAAAGAAAAGATGTCTATAAGGCCTTTGGTCCTGGTTCTGCTGCTGGTCAGGCGACTGTTCTGGCGTTTGGTAGCCTTTTTACAGCACCATACAAGGGTTCTGAATCCCATATTGACATCCACAAAACAACGAAAGATCAGAGGATACAGTGGTTGATTCAAAAGATAGAATATCTTCCATTTGTGCCTGAGATCTTAAATGCTGGGAAGAATTTTGCTCATGCGACGATTAAGGCTCCATTTTTTTGTGTACAGCTTAGATTACTGGATGGACAATTCAAGTATCACCAGAAAGCTACATTTTTAGGAGTTAAGCAGGTGTTGGGTTCATTAATACAGAAGAGCCTTCTCCCAATTCATTTGTTCGTGATGACTGATCTTCCTGTTCATAATTGGACTGGAAGCTATTTGGGGGAGTTGGcaaaagattttgatgatttcaAGCTATTTTTTCTGAGAGAGGAAGACGAGTTAGTTGCCCAAACTGCTAAGGAAGTTTTACATTCAAGACATAGTATGAAGTTTCAATTTGCTGGTAGTAATTTTGATGTGAAAGAGGAGCTGTGCAATGTTGTTTCATTACCTGATGTACTTTTATTCCTAGAAGAAACTGTATGCAGCTGTGCTACTTTAGGTTTCTTTGGGACTTCCGGATCAACTATTGGTGAAAGTATTGAATCGATGAGAAAAAATAACATATGTTCATTGTGA
- the LOC140819745 gene encoding dolichol-phosphate mannose synthase subunit 3-like gives MKHIVKILTLLVTLSALWVCLLQASIIPRSYTWLLPLYFIVSLGCYGLLMVGVGLMQFPT, from the exons ATGAAGCACATTGTAAAGATTTTGACATTGCTGGTAACCCTGTCAGCTCTTTGGGTTTGCCTGCTTCAGGCATCCATAATTCCAAGGAGCTACACTTGGTTG CTGCCTCTGTACTTCATTGTATCCCTTGGATGCTATGGCCTATTAATGGTTGGAGTTGGCCTGATGCAATTTCCAACTTAG